The window AGATGACCAAAAAGTAGATATGATAATGACTCCAAGAAGTGAAATCATCTGGATAGACTTGGAAGATGATTTGGAAGAAAACAAGGAAAAAATCATTAACAGTAAAAGATCCATTTTCCCTGTAGCTGAAGGAGAGCTAGATAATTTCATCGGTGTTGTTCAAGCAAAAGACCTATTAAGTGAAATCTTCTCAGGTAAAGAAGCAAATATTGAGAAAACCATTAAATCTCCATTGGTTGTTCCAGAAAATATGCTTGCAATGGATTTGCTTCAAGAGTTTAAGGAAAACAGGGAATATGTCCATATGGTACTTGTTGTGGATGAATTCGGAAGTGTTGTAGGATTGATTACCTTAAACGACCTTCTTGAAGGAATCGTAGGAGACATTCCAGGTATTGATGAGGAAGATGATCCTAAAGCAGTTGAAAGAAAAGACAATTCATGGTTAATTGACGGCAGATTCTCTATTGAAGACTTTAAAGACTTATTTGAAATTGAAAAGGAAATGCCTAACGAAGTTGAAGATGGATATACAACCATTGCAGGATTTATCCTTTCACATGCAGGTAAAATCCCATATACCGGTGAGATATTCCATGAAGGCAAATTTACCTTTGAGATAGTGGATATGGATGCAAACCATATTGATAAGATCTTGGTAACAGTCAACGAAGAGGATGCAAATAGATTAGATTTGGAAAGTAAAGAGGACTGGGAGAATAACTGATGGAACTAATAATTCAATTAATTTTACTCATCATAGGATTTGTGCTTTTAATAAAAGGTGCAGATGTATTTGTAGATGGTGCAAGTAACGTTGCATATAACTTAAAGATTCCTACCATTATCGTAGGTTTGACAATCGTGGCATTTGGTACAAGTGCTCCCGAAGCTGCAGTTTCAATTACTTCAGCATTTGCTGGAACCAATGCAATATCCTTAGGTAACGTCGTAGGTAGTAACATCTTCAATATTTTAGCAGTAGTGGGAATTTCTGCATTGCTTGGAACCTTGACTGTGGATAAAATTCTAATTAAAAGGGATTTGCCATTTTTAGTGATTTCCACAATTGGTTTACTTGTAATAGCCGTCCTATTTGGACAACTAAGCAGACTCTGTGGTATAATCCTCTTGATTATCATTGTCGCTTATGTTTACCGTCTTGTACAGGAAGCAAGAAAAGATAAGGAAGCTATGTCAGAAGAGATTGAAGTGAAACTTTCAATGCCAAAAGCATTCATTTACATCATTATAGGTATTGCAGGTATCATTATCGGTTCTGATTTGGTTGTAGATGGTGCAAGTTTCATTGCTAGTGCATTCGGATTAAGCGATGTGCTTATTGGTCTTACCATTGTTGCAATAGGAACTTCCTTGCCTGAACTTGTTACATCTGTAACTGCACTTAAAAAAGGAGACAATGGTATTGTAATAGGTAATGTGCTTGGATCAAACATCTTTAATATCTTATTCATTTTAGGTATAAGCAGTGCAATCATGCCATTACCAATTGCACCTGAAATGGTAACAGATATTGCTTTAATGACAGTCATTACAATAATCGGCGCAATATTCGCTTATAGTCAAAATGAAGTGGATAAAAAAGAAGGTGCAATATTAGTTGCCTTATTCATACTCTATATGGCATTTGTCATAATAAGAAATTAATTTTTAATTTCTTTTTCTTTTTTTTTTTGACAAAATTTATTTTGTTCGTTTGTGATAAAATAAAACTTATTTTTCATTAAGATTTTCATTAACAATATCCTTGATTTCACAAGCTTTACAAATCTTAGCTGATGTTGGCTCTCCACATCTTTCACATTCATTCAGTACTGTTCTGATATTCTCAACATCCAAGATTTGCTTAAATGATTCCAAAACATTCTCTTTAGTTCCAGGATGTTTTGATTCTGTATTATTTAAAAACTCCTTAATCTTAGCCCTTAATGAAAGGTTAGAATAAGGACATTCAGCCAGATGAATTTCAATTCCATTAATGATTGCCCACATACCTACCTCTTTTTCTGGAGTGTTCCATAAAGGCTTAATTCTTGGAACTAACTTTTCATGAATCTGATCAAGCTCTGGACCGAATTTAGAAAACTTAACTGTATCCCCTCTTGAAAAACTCATCAAAAATGATTGGATTTCATCATCAAGATTATGTCCAGTTGCTATTTTATCTGCTCCAATTTCATAAGCTGTTTTATTTAAAATATTACGTCTAAATACACCACATGGAATGCAAGCGCTTTTAAAATAAGAATAAATATCATCCAATGCAAATCCTTCATCATCCTTAAAGGATTTTTGAATAAGAGGAATATTCAACAGTTTTGCATTGTTTACAGCTGCATCGATTCCATGCTGGCGATAGCCTTCTATTCCTTCATCAACAGAAATGGCTACAAGTTCAAAATCAA of the Methanobrevibacter ruminantium genome contains:
- a CDS encoding hemolysin family protein, producing the protein MEMDSIIIGIEILVIIILIVLNGLFSLAEIAVVSTRRIRMQKIADEGNKRALLVLDFMDNVSDFLSTVQIGITFTAIITGAIGGNTFSEPMGNFLSPYIPYSYQLSFIFVILVTTYFTILIGEIVPKRMALNDPEGYSLQTAKFMQVSSWICKPVVRLLDSSTNLALRIVGSKPKEDIVTEEEVKLLIEEGIEDGTIAEEEEDIIKRVFRLDDQKVDMIMTPRSEIIWIDLEDDLEENKEKIINSKRSIFPVAEGELDNFIGVVQAKDLLSEIFSGKEANIEKTIKSPLVVPENMLAMDLLQEFKENREYVHMVLVVDEFGSVVGLITLNDLLEGIVGDIPGIDEEDDPKAVERKDNSWLIDGRFSIEDFKDLFEIEKEMPNEVEDGYTTIAGFILSHAGKIPYTGEIFHEGKFTFEIVDMDANHIDKILVTVNEEDANRLDLESKEDWENN
- a CDS encoding calcium/sodium antiporter — translated: MELIIQLILLIIGFVLLIKGADVFVDGASNVAYNLKIPTIIVGLTIVAFGTSAPEAAVSITSAFAGTNAISLGNVVGSNIFNILAVVGISALLGTLTVDKILIKRDLPFLVISTIGLLVIAVLFGQLSRLCGIILLIIIVAYVYRLVQEARKDKEAMSEEIEVKLSMPKAFIYIIIGIAGIIIGSDLVVDGASFIASAFGLSDVLIGLTIVAIGTSLPELVTSVTALKKGDNGIVIGNVLGSNIFNILFILGISSAIMPLPIAPEMVTDIALMTVITIIGAIFAYSQNEVDKKEGAILVALFILYMAFVIIRN
- a CDS encoding TIGR00269 family protein; this translates as MSIKKEEFNEKIFTRINDLINDYELIKEGEKIAIALSGGKDSVLTLHALKNYQDNCGFDFELVAISVDEGIEGYRQHGIDAAVNNAKLLNIPLIQKSFKDDEGFALDDIYSYFKSACIPCGVFRRNILNKTAYEIGADKIATGHNLDDEIQSFLMSFSRGDTVKFSKFGPELDQIHEKLVPRIKPLWNTPEKEVGMWAIINGIEIHLAECPYSNLSLRAKIKEFLNNTESKHPGTKENVLESFKQILDVENIRTVLNECERCGEPTSAKICKACEIKDIVNENLNEK